In the genome of Myripristis murdjan chromosome 21, fMyrMur1.1, whole genome shotgun sequence, the window AAAGCCCTTCAGCCTCAAACTGAACGTGTTTTATAGCGAGACGTTTCAGGGAAACTTTATGTCCTGAAGCGACTCTGATATGACAAGGTATTTTGTTTTGGGTTCATTATGAAAATGTCCACAGACTTGTCAAATAGATTCAAATCGCTAAAATGAAGACGTTAAAATAATCCCTCCCACGTGTTGATGTGCagtgaaacctgagcaaaatcACCTGATTCCTTTAAACCTGCTGTTACATAAACAATCAGCAAAAAAAGGACGTTACCcaaaaaatgaggggaaaaaaaaaaatactaaaatgatCTATGTAATCGTCAGATCAGTGACGATGGTCCTTCGCGAGCATTTAAATTAACGTGAAATTGAACACTGAATATTATCTATGAACTATAATATACTACATTACACTACATATTAAACTATGTATGCTCTTATTTTGCTGACaaccccctggaagaccctcaaggaccctcGGGGGTCCGCTTACGGCACTTTGAAAACTGAACACTTGAAGCTGGTCAAACCGGGTCACTGAGGTCCCAGAAATTTAATTAAAGATTTAagatttgaaatattttgcagGCCGTCGGTTTGCTTTCCTTCTGATGCCCAAACCTGCAGGACGTCCCGGACAAGCAGCAACAGGACCAGGTTTTTCCAGATGAGGTCTTTACTGATAAAGTGATGagaaatacagtacagtatatacagtattcACAGCAGTTAAGGCGacattaaagggacatttcatgCATTAAATCTGAGTGGCTGTACAACAAATTACACAAAAGGTACACAAAGAAGTACAAAAGGGTATGTTACATCGAAATCTTCAACAAACCTCAACagaaatcacataaaaaaaaaaaaaaaaaatctcctcccAATCAGAAAAAGTACAAAACTGTGAGTACAGGCTGCTTCTGGCTTTATGTACACAGCGGAAACGTAGAAAAACGCCGCGTCGCGCTCAGCAGGCAGATCGctcacttctcttttttttttttttttctcagcacatttacacatttacacctgCGTCACATTTCGTCTCTCGTGTTCAGAAAACGCTCTCCTCTCATTTGGAGGCTTTAAGATTTTCTCAgttgccaaaacaaaaaaaggtataAATATAAAAGTGTAAAGTGCAGATCGTGTCGCCCAGCAGGCAGCTCGCGTGTACAGTACTTCACCTGACTGGACCCTCAGctctcctctgattggacgTTATCAGTCGTAACCCCGCccacaaacgtgtgtgtgtgtgtgtgtgtgtgtgttagggttagggttgtgtgtgtgtgtgtgtgacagagagagaggggctacCACTGATAACGTCCAATCAGAGGTCAGATAACGGTCCAATCAGGAGCTTGTGTTTGGCCTTAAAGTGAAACACTCCGCATGAATTATTGAAACGCCGTCATGTGATCAGGAAGTTCCCTCGTCTCCATAGCAACACTGACTTTTATCCTGCCACGAAAACACAGCCGTCCTCGTCCGTCCTCGTCTCTCTGCGTCGCGGCCGCAGTGATCAGCTGCTCGGTTTGCTCGGTATCgctaaaattaatattaatcaGTCGTTACTCACTAGTTTGGGATTATTCATCTGGACTGTTTTAATCTGCGGTGAGTCTGTTGAGGCTCCGAGTGACAGGATCATTTTGTCCGAGCTGAAGTTCTGTTTCGATTTGACGTTATAGTGCAAAACGTTTTTTTAATCGTTAATATAATCACATTGGGacgagcctttttttttttttttttaatctcaggtGTTTGTTTTGCCGTTCTCTCTGCTCAGTGACGTCATGAGATCCAGTCAAACTTTAATATGAAGCTCATCTGACGCTGCTGGAAAAAACTGTTTGGTTATCCTCAAATTAATGAACTTAGATCACACTTTGTGCTTGTGTggagttatttattattattattattattattattattatcattattattattattattattcttaggAAGCGCCTTTGAGAACCTTTAATATTCTCAAAAACAAAGTCCAGTCAGACGAGGTCAGTGCCtctgtgacttttattttgtgaaattaatattattttattccacacagcTGATGGCTTCTGTCAGCCTGATCgctgttaaaaataaagaataatttgACTGTAATGTACAGTAAGGCTGCAACTAATCAGTCTCTTACTAGTTGATTTAATCTATCagttattgattgttttttgattgattactcataaaatgataataaaagtcagtcatcagtctgaccagcagccaaaacacCCACAGACTTTTggtgtttgtggagctcaaattcattttctgttgattgactAAAAAGTTCCTGCACGAATTCTTTCTGTTGAACctgatcaggtgtgtgtgtgtccctcgaGCCGAGCGGCGGCGGGACGacggggaaacacacacattaatctgATCTAACAGATTAATGTGACCGAGGTGGATCAATATGAGCAGCTCAGACGTGATGAAACCAAACTTCAACACGTGACCGTCCCGAACCAAACTGCACCTGCACGAACCGCCTTCACCTCACCACGTCCCACAGGTGGACATCCCACAGGTGAACGTCCCACAGGTGAACGTCCCACCAGGTGAACGTCCCACAGGTGAACGTCCCACCAGGTGAATGTCCCAACAGGTAAACGTCCCGCCAGGTGAACGTCCCAACAGGTGAACGTCCCGCCAGGTGAGCATCCCACCAGGTGAGCGTCCCACAGGTGAACATCCCACCAGGTGAGCGTCCCACCAGGTGAACGTCCCACCAGGTGAGCGTCCCACAGGTGAGCGTCCCACAGGTGAACGTCCCACCAGGTGAACGTCCCACAGGTGAACGTCCCAACAGGTGAACGTCCCAACAGGTGAACGTCCCGCCAGGTGAGCGTCCCACCAGGTGAGCGTCCCACAGGTGAACATCCCACCAGGTGAGCGTCCCACCAGGTGAACGTCCCACCAGGTGAGCGTCCCACAGGTGAGCGTCCCACCAGGTGAACGTCCCACCAGGTGAGCGTCCCACAGGTGAGCGTCCCACAGGTGAACGTCCCACCAGGTGAGCGTCCCACCAGGTGAGCGTCCCACAGGTGAGCGTCCCACAGGGGAACGTCCCACCAGGTGAACGTCCCAACAGGTGAACGTCCCACCAGGTGAACGTCCCAACAGGTGAACGTCCCACAGGTGAGCGTCCCGCAGCTCTACAGTGTGAGCACACACTGctccagaaaaataaaagctttgatCTTGTTGGCGAGAGGCTTCTCAACACGTTTGTTTTGGCAACTGTCAAATCTCTCCAGTGAAAACTTCAgattttttatattcatttattttactgctgaaTCTTTAAGTAGCTCAAGCTTTGGATACCAAGCTGCATAATTCTGTACTGAGAaacacctcccacacacacacacgcacgcacacacacacatacacacacacacacagactgggtTCACCTCTTGTGTATTTAATGCAGTTTAAAGGGGCAGTCAGTGAAGGTTTTCTCTGCCGTGAGCAGATCTGTGTGAGGCTGCATGGATTATTGATCACAGATGATTTCTGACTTTCCAAACTTTTTTCCGGCTCCGTGCTCCGGAAAGCAGAGCTGAGCTgaacatcacatcatcatatCATTATCGTCCTGTTGCCTTCTGAGATTTCACATCCTGCATGATCATATCTACACATCAGATTTAGAGACCGCTCTGCCTCGGATCAATAAAACTCTTTATCACGTCACTGCATTTCCAGCTGGTATCATGATGCTGCTTTTTGAagaaagctcagttttccctgtttTACACTTAAAATGTCAAACAGGTGTGAGCCCATAGTCACATCATCACTATCGTGATATTTCACATAAATATCAAGGTATCAATTTTTGTCTAACTTTCCATTCATTGGACTTTGAAAACCCAATCACCTGATTGATTTCTGCTGAAATTTAGCAGTTGAGCTTGCAgatgtgtgctgatgtgttgcCACGTTACTGCGTGTGCTCACCTCTGCACGCCGGGACAACACAGAATTCATGTTTGTATGTTGgtgagttgaaatttttcaaatgaagtgaaaaattTGCGTCCGTATTCACACAAAGTCCACAAAGCAACACACAGTAAGGTGGtcactttgtttttggtgttgttgtAATTCCTCCGGTTGGCACTAGAGGGCAGTGAAATTTACTAACTGCCCCTTTAAAGTCTTGGCTGGTGGCTGGACAGCATCACCATGAAACTATTTATcatgtctctcacacacacacacacacacacacacactaatactgTTGACGAAGCAGGCTATGGAATGAAGCATCAACagtgtgcaacacacacacacacacacacacacacacacacacacacacacacacacacacacacacacacacacacacacacacacacacactaccctGAGTCACATGCTCACTAATGCAGCGTAGCGACACGTCAGGCTCAAACACAGGCTCAGGCTCGGGCTCGGGCTCgggccaattaaaaaaaaaaaaaaggggggatgGTAACATTATGGGCTGTTACTATTTAAACCAGTCTGCCATGACAGGGGGCGGAGCTATGGGCGGAGCCTGGCAGGgcgctcagtttttttttaatgttgcaggACCCAGAGGGAGGAGCTGGTAAAAAAGTGGTGTTCTTGCTGTGGGCTGAAGCCGTTCAAACTGTCATTTCAACACCGTCGCtacaaaaatgataaaataccTCAAACTGAATGAAAGCCGTTAGCTTTGTGGCTAAGCTAATGATGCTAACGTGCTGGCGCCAGGCAGAAAATCAAGTTTTACACTAAAACAGTTTGACACTGAGAGCCGTGTTCACCTCCATAACGCCTCCAGACCTCGGCTGTTTGTGCCGGCCGTGCGGCTACgcagcatcacacactcacCGACAACATCCTCCCCTCCTAAAAAACACTACGTTTAAATACACAGCTCTGATATTTATCAAGTGTCTAGAAGCCGATGAAGGATCACTGCCTTTTGGATCGGGCCGAGGGGCTCGGCCGCCGCTCGCACGGCGACACGCCGCCCCTCCGGTTTGGTCACTTTGACGATCAGCTGACACGCCGTCCCTCAGGTCACCTCAGCTTCAGATTTCTTTAGCAGTGTGCGAGTTATTTCCTGGGAAAGTATTTCTTACATTATTTACACCGTACACTGCTGTGGGAACAACAGCAGGCGCTGCTTGCTGCCAGCATCTTAAGTTACAAACTTGAGGAGGTAAAGTTTAAACCTTCTTTAGTTTAAAGAAGGTAAAAGAGTCTGGCttgaggaggagcagcggctgctgctctgtcaggGTTTCATGGTGTTTTGTCCCTGAAAACCCTTCAAACTCGCTCTTTTTTGCTGAGAAGCAGCCagaactgatttttttaagaCGTTAAAGTCGTGTGGCTGAACTGAGGCGCTCTAACTGGAGAACTGTAGCTCAGGTTACTTCAAGTCTTcccttaagtttttttttttttttttttcaactgtcaAAACTTAAGGGATGAAACTTCATGTgtctttatgtattttttcactttcagcttAAGATTTCAGCTCCAGTGGTTTTACGCAGCTCGCTGCAGCTACATGGATGTTTGAGTAAAAACTAACTTAAGATGTGTGCAAGCGGCCCGCGTCGCCCTCGCTCACACAGCAGTGAAGCTTTTCACTGTTCAAACTCCTGAACACGTCCTTCAGTCGCTGGACATTTACTTTAACGTGGAGAAACAGCAGGATCTAATACTTTTTATGCTTCAGCAAAGAAAAGTCTCTTCTCTGATAATTGACTCTCCCAGCTGATCCACCAACAACCTTCAGGTGACAAACCTTTAAACCGTcggtttgatttcattttttccccaaatgaaGGGCCAGGTGGGCGGCGATATGAAGGACAAAACATGTAgagctttcttttttctttttgtaaatcAAACTGGTGACCACCATGGCAGTGTCAGCAGTGTTTCAGTTTTCACACATCAGAGTTGGGATGCCGGCTCTTGGGCAGCGCCACCCAGACTTGTGACTGGAAGGTTGTTGGATTGAATCTGGGAGGAAAACTCTGGATAAAGACTAAAAAGACAAATAAGGGTTAAATAATGAATGGGGGTCTGTATGAATCAGACTGAGAGGCTTGATAAATATGGATTAGTGTCCCCACGGTGACGGACCCACACTGACTGGAATCTAGAGCAGGGACATGCAAAAAAGCTCCACAGAAAGTCATGGTAAAGCATTATAAAATATACAGAATTATACCTAAAATATAttagagaaaaatatttttgggaTATTTCTTTTTGAATGTATACAACAACCCAAAAAACCTATCTTGGCTTAGCATTATATCATAAATACCTGCATGTTTAAATACAAATTGTAGTTAAAAGTTGTCTCCCACTTTAAGACTATAGTATTTTGGTAGTTTGGTGCAGAGTGGAAGCCAGCTGCACACAGTCCAGTAGCACTTTGCTGAAACCTGGACAGAGCGAGCAAATCTTCAGTCTGCCTGATATCTACTGTTAGAAACGACATTTCTGAGAACGCTTAGTTCTCTCTTAGTTTTTGCTCAAGTGTGCGCGGAGTGGAAGACTGGCGGAGTCGATCCTGTCGGTTCCTGCCGTGCCAAACCAAACGGCCCGCAGGCGACTGCTTCAGACCGAACTCGACGAAGACAAAGCCACAGCTAAAACTGGCCGCTGATTTTACAAACCTCAGATTTCAAAGCCCACCTCCTGTCCCAACCAGTGTTAGATTCTCTAAACCACACCAAACCCTTCAACTGCTGCCGGCCTTCTCTTAGAAACCACCAAAATTCATCGGCCTCTCTAGTGTTAACGAGTTTACTGCCTTCCCCCTCACACTCCCCCCTAAAATCTATAGATATCACTTAATTCTCAGTGATGAATCACCACCAGTCAGTTTTGGCTCTGGCTTTCACTATTCCTGCAGCCAATTTGCAGGCAAACACTCATCATTTTCAGACCCTTTTCTATTACAAAAAGTCTCTCTGGCTGGTAAAATAGTGAATTTGAATAGACTTGATCCACACTGTGGACAAAACAGTGAAACTGCCGCCCTGCTAACAAGGAAGAGACCGTCGTCCTTCAGCTTTAGTTTGCCTCTGATCGATTCGTAATGTAAATCCACTTCTGACGGGTTCAGCTCCCTCGCACCATTTTGCGTCCCTCGTTTTATTAAATCACTCCTTTACCGGGAGGGACGCAAAATGGCCGCCGAGGCGAGCTGCGgagtcagagagaggagcagacgGAGACGTGTCGGGTGTCGCTGGAGTCGATGCTGTCGGATGGAGAGTCTCCTCGCCTCACGTCAAGAGCGTCTGCTTGGCGGAGGCTTCGTCCACGAGCGCCTGGACGGTGATGCTCACCTTCACCAGGCCCTTCTCCTCCAGGATGTGGTGGGGGAGACACAGCTTGTCCTGGGAAaggggaaggagaagagggatggagggaggagaaaaggggaggagggagcaCAGGAGCAGAAGTGGAGGCAGACGAGTGAAGAACAAGACTTAGCAACAGTTGTTTTGAACGGAAGACATTTAGTGCAGTGACAAagaggcaagtgtgtgtgtgtgtgtgacaatcTCCATGTTGCCGAGTCACTCAGCCTCGTCTTCAGAGTTCAAGTCTTGATTTTCTACcgacaaggttaaaaaaatctgccagtgggaggagataatcccagttTTCCAGAATCCTCTTGAATCAAGAgtcgttttcttgatcctagatcctagtggctgatttATACAAAAGGATAGTAGAGCCATTatagagagaaataaaaaaaattacagaaccAGAATAagggtctgagtccagaaccccaacctcctcctcagcatctggactctgaagagacgttgctgtgacttgggccgattcagaagaaaacaatctgctgattctgggtcagatcagcaggatctccttgttcctgaatcccatgtcagagtagaatctgctgaggggatcagctgcaggcctgagacacggccagcagcaacacattatgagaaaaactatttttcatccgactggcagctttttttaccttgtttgaagagaaaCGAGACTGAAACCCTGAAAACGCCCCTGAATATCTGTCTGAGATGCAGATGttctgctgtgtgtctctgaAGGCTCGCCTGCATGTCCAGCATGAGGAAACCTGAAGACGTCACACGGCAGCGACGctggaaaaaagcaaacaactTCCCTAAACGCTTCATTTATTACCTCGGTCTGCCACACAGTCAAAATATCATACACAAGTCATAAAAATATTCCTCTCGCACTCAGAGTCCATCCACGTCAGCAGTGAAtgagttaaaaagaaaaaacaacaacaactgattATGGCTAATTTGTGCAGATTATGTGGCAACAAATCCATAAACATTCAGGATTAACTGACAGAAGGTGAATGCACAGAGACGGAGCCGCTTGATCAGCACGACAGAGGAAACACGGCCGACATCACACTCCTAACGGCTGGAGTCCcatgcattaaaaacacaccGTTACCAAAATCCAGATTAGATACCATGGGAGACGACGTTCACATCCGTCCAGTTTCTGCGGATTAACCCGACGGCGTTCCTCAGAGTTTTAAACTGTTCATGACCAAGAGGGCGCCACTCATCGTCTGTGTATCAAAGCCTTAAGAAGACTAATAATATTTAACCTTATACAATATAATTCATCTAGTGTCTATAGCCCTTCAAAAGTTCTCCAAAAGCCTCCAAAAACAGTCACTTTGCATatcgagagagaggagagtcgGCTGCTGTGAGTTAAAAGAAGAAGTCGTTTGTAGCCGGAAGCGTCCACATTGAGCTGCATGAGGAGGAGAActtaagaaaaacagaaaaaaatatatagagaaaacacacaaattcacattgATCTGttgtttaaaatgtcacaattaAATACTACActtttgtaaattaaaaaaaaaatattacaacagaCACTAAAATTACTTGTAATGACCCGAAACTGATTTAAATAGTTAAACAACTAATGAAATATGGCCTTTGCTCCCTACCAGGTCGAATACATtataatacattaaaaatgaaaggagGTGGTCATGAGGAGCTCCACTCAGGAAACATGTGCTTATCACGGTCGGCTGTTTGGGAAAAGCCACGAGAGGAAAACCTGCAGTTTGTTTACAGCCAAGACTTCTGGAAAGAATCAATAAGTGAGGCCCTTCCTTCATCTGCGTCTCTGAATGCAGCACCTGTTCAGGTTTCAGGTGATTTAGCTCAACCTGTGGCGGCCAAGCATGGATGAGTTCAGCTGACATGcttcatttctgtgctgtttttaaaggaacactccaacgttttgggtaAAATCCACTttccccgacttccccagactgagaccagatgttggacaccatttcctctctctcctccctccctagTCCTCTCCCTCTGGACTTCCACtgtttcagttcctgtgggtagtgTTTcccgttagcttagcataaagacttgaagtctatgggagtagTTAGCCTAGCTTCATCAAAGTGACAAATAAACCTTTCGACAAACGTCTATCGCAGTGATCATCACACCGCTGAAGGTAAGCGGAAGATCCACCACTGATAAACTTCTCAAACCACTCTCctctggtttttttttgttttttttaatcccaaacTGTGTATTTCTAATCCACATAATCCA includes:
- the LOC115379558 gene encoding uncharacterized protein LOC115379558, which codes for MEIDKLCLPHHILEEKGLVKVSITVQALVDEASAKQTLLTAAGRSPVGRSPVGTFTWWDVHLLGRSPGGTFPCGTLTCGTLTWWDAHLVGRSPVGRSPVGRSPGGTFTWWDAHLWDAHLVGRSPGGTLTWWDVHLWDAHLVGRSPGGTFTCWDVHLLGRSPVGRSPGGTFTCGTLTCGTLTWWDVHLVGRSPGGMFTCGTLTWWDAHLAGRSPVGTFTWRDVYLLGHSPGGTFTCGTFTWWDLWDVVR